AAAAGTCAGAGAATCTGCTTCCAAGGTAATTTGGATATCAATATGAAGATCAATACGGTATTGCATCCCATATTTTATAGCATTTTCTACTAAGGGAAGCAAGAAAAGTTTAGGGATAGGCTGATTATCGACAGTTTCTGGGCAGACAATATCATAGGAAAAGTGCTCGAAACGAATTTTATGAATAATAAGGTAATCCTTTATAATCTTTAAATCTTGACAAATGGTTGTTTCTTTTTCTAAATCGGTGATACTGTAGCGAAGAATGCGCGTGAGATTTTGGATTAGGTCTTGTGTGAGACTTGCATCCATTAAAGAAGTGATTTTAATCGTCTCAAGCGTATTGTAGAGAAAATGAGGATTGAACTGAGCTTCCAGCATTTTTCTTTCAAAAATCCACTTTTCTTTTTCGATGGTCAACATTTTCTGATGAAGTTGATCTAATTCATACAACATATTATTAATTTTTTCGGCCATAAATTCAAACTCATCACCTGTTTGTAGATAAAGCCTTTTTTCTGCTTGTTTGGGAATTTCTTGAAGTTGGTAAACTAAACTTTCAATAGGAACAGCGTTGTGTGTAGCAATCTTATGAGCAATTCGTCTTGCTTGCGAGAAGTAGAGGAAGAATATACATAAGGTGAGAATGGAGGCTAGGCCGAGTAAGCTAGGAATAGGAAAGAAGGATTGAAAAGTATAGATTGAAAAAATAGCACCGACTTTTTCTTTTTGAACAATAAGCGGTTCGTTCGCATACCAGTGGGTGCGAGAGTGTAGGAGTTTCTCATCAAATTTTTCAAGAGTGGAACGAGTAAATTGATTTGTATTGTTGGAAAACATATTTCCAAAGCTATCGGTAATGATGTATTTAGAATTTATCATTGGGAAACTTGAGATGAAATCATTCTCAGTTACGAAAGCAATAGTATAGGCTTTAACTCGTTGGTTTTGAAGTAGTGGTTTGATAAAGAGTGTGTAGTGTTGCTTGTCTGAAGAGAGTGCAATTTTTTCTGTAACTTTATCTTGAGAAGGATTTTGAATAAGCAGTTTTAGATAGTAGGGTGATAAAATACTTTCTTGATGATCTCGATTGGTACTAAATAGTAATTCACCTGTATCACTTAGGATAATGAGGTCAGAACTAAGTTTTAATTTAGCTTTTGTCTCGTAAAATAAGCTAAAGACTTCTCGCTCTGTGTGTTTGCCGTCCAAAAATCCAGGAATCATTTTATAGTTCATAGTGGCCAGGAGCTCATTATTTGCTTCTTTCATCTCTTGAACTTGTTTGACAATCTGTCTCGTGTCTTTGGAGAGTTGTTGCTTTTGTAAAAAATAGGAAAAACCAAAAAGTAAAATGAGTAGTAAAAGAGAGGTCACAAAGGCTGCGATAGAGCTTCTATGGAGGATTTCTTTTTGGAGAGATTTTTTAAAGGAATGAGACATCTGCTACCTCCTTGGAAGGGTTTTCTGTTATAAGTATAGCAGTTTAAAAATTCTAGAGCAAGGTAAAATAGAAAAGTATAGAATAGAACGAGACCAAATTCCCCCAAAAATGGTATAATAGTAACATCATAAAATTGGAGAAATAGCATGAGTTTTTACAATCATAAGGAAATTGAGCCTAAGTGGCAAGGCTACTGGGCGAAACATCATACGTTTAAGACAGGAACAGATGCCTCAAAACCGAAGTTCTATGCTCTCGACATGTTCCCATATCCTTCAGGAGCCGGATTGCACGTAGGACACCCAGAAGGTTACACAGCAACGGATATTCTCAGCCGTTACAAACGTGCGCAAGGCTACAACGTCCTTCACCCAATGGGATGGGATGCCTTTGGTTTGCCTGCAGAGCAATACGCTATGGATACGGGGAATGACCCAGCAGAATTTACAGCGGAAAACATTGCTAACTTCAAACGTCAAATCAATGCACTTGGATTCTCTTATGACTGGGATCGTGAAGTCAACACAACAGATCCAAACTACTACAAATGGACGCAGTGGATTTTCACCAAACTTTACGAAAAAGGATTGGCCTATGAAGCCGAAGTACCAGTAAACTGGGTGGAAGAATTGGGAACGGCCATTGCCAACGAAGAGGTCCTTCCTGATGGAACTTCTGAGCGTGGAGGCTATCCAGTTGTCCGCAAACCAATGCGCCAATGGATGCTCAAAATCACGGCCTATGCAGAGCGCTTGCTCAATGACTTGGATGAACTTGATTGGCCAGAGTCTATCAAGGATATGCAACGCAACTGGATTGGGAAATCAACTGGTGCCAATGTAACTTTCAAAGTAAAAGGAACCGACAAGGAATTTACAGTCTTTACAACTCGTCCTGATACCCTTTTCGGTGCTACTTTCACTGTCTTGGCTCCTGAACATGACCTAGTTGACGCTATCACAAGTCCAGAGCAAGCTGAAGCCATAGCAGACTACAAACATCAAGCTAGTCTTAAGTCTGACTTGGCTCGTACCGACCTTGCCAAGGAAAAAACAGGGGTTTGGACCGGTGCTTATGCCATCAACCCTGTCAATGGCAAAGAAATTCCAATCTGGATTGCGGACTATGTTCTTGCTAGCTATGGAACAGGTGCGGTAATGGCTGTGCCAGCCCACGACCAACGTGACTGGGAATTTGCCAAACAGTTTGGTCTTCCAATCGTAGAAGTGCTTGAAGGTGGTAATGTGGCGGAAGCTGCCTACACAGAAGATGGACTTCACGTTAACTCAGATTTCCTAGATGGTCTTAACAAAGAAGACGCCATTGCTAAAATCGTAGCTTGGTTGGAAGAGAAAGGTTGTGGACAAGAGAAGGTTACCTACCGTCTCCGCGACTGGCTCTTTAGCCGTCAACGTTACTGGGGTGAACCAATCCCAATTATTCATTGGGAAGATGGGACTTCAACGGCTGTTCCTGAAAATGAACTCCCACTTGTCTTGCCAGTCACCAAGGACATCCGCCCTTCAGGTACGGGTGAAAGCCCATTGGCTAACTTGACAGACTGGCTTGAAGTAACTCGTGAAGATGGGGTCAAAGGTCGTCGTGAAACCAATACGATGCCACAATGGGCTGGTTCAAGTTGGTACTACCTCCGCTATATCGATCCACACAACACAGAGAAATTGGCTGATGAGGACCTTCTCAAACAATGGTTGCCAGTCGATATCTACGTGGGTGGTGCAGAACACGCCGTTCTTCACTTGCTCTACGCTCGTTTCTGGCACAAATTCCTCTATGATCTCGGTGTCGTTCCAACTAAAGAGCCATTCCAAAAACTCTTTAACCAAGGAATGATCTTGGGTACTAGCTACCGTGACCACCGTGGCGCTCTTGTGGCGACTGACAAGGTTGAAAAACGTGACGGTTCCTTCTTCCATGTGGAAACAGGGGAAGAGTTGGAGCAAGCACCAGCCAAGATGTCTAAATCTCTCAAGAACGTGGTCAACCCAGACGATGTGGTGGAACAATACGGTGCCGATACTCTTCGTGTCTATGAAATGTTCATGGGACCACTTGATGCTTCGATCGCTTGGTCAGAAGAAGGTCTGGAAGGAAGCCGTAAGTTCCTTGACCGTGTTTACCGTTTGATGACAACCAAAGAAATTGTTGCGGAAAATAGCGGTGCTCTTGACAAAGTCTACAACGAAACTGTTAAGGCTGTTACTGAGCAAATCGAGTCGATGAAGTTCAACACAGACATTGCCCAACTC
This genomic interval from Streptococcus oralis subsp. tigurinus contains the following:
- a CDS encoding sensor histidine kinase, whose protein sequence is MSHSFKKSLQKEILHRSSIAAFVTSLLLLILLFGFSYFLQKQQLSKDTRQIVKQVQEMKEANNELLATMNYKMIPGFLDGKHTEREVFSLFYETKAKLKLSSDLIILSDTGELLFSTNRDHQESILSPYYLKLLIQNPSQDKVTEKIALSSDKQHYTLFIKPLLQNQRVKAYTIAFVTENDFISSFPMINSKYIITDSFGNMFSNNTNQFTRSTLEKFDEKLLHSRTHWYANEPLIVQKEKVGAIFSIYTFQSFFPIPSLLGLASILTLCIFFLYFSQARRIAHKIATHNAVPIESLVYQLQEIPKQAEKRLYLQTGDEFEFMAEKINNMLYELDQLHQKMLTIEKEKWIFERKMLEAQFNPHFLYNTLETIKITSLMDASLTQDLIQNLTRILRYSITDLEKETTICQDLKIIKDYLIIHKIRFEHFSYDIVCPETVDNQPIPKLFLLPLVENAIKYGMQYRIDLHIDIQITLEADSLTFWVKDNAGGLTKQERVAILDSLDSPHTQHGIVNSYKRLSNFFPDVQLDLGVNRQGETWVKFVTKGLTHV
- the leuS gene encoding leucine--tRNA ligase, with the protein product MSFYNHKEIEPKWQGYWAKHHTFKTGTDASKPKFYALDMFPYPSGAGLHVGHPEGYTATDILSRYKRAQGYNVLHPMGWDAFGLPAEQYAMDTGNDPAEFTAENIANFKRQINALGFSYDWDREVNTTDPNYYKWTQWIFTKLYEKGLAYEAEVPVNWVEELGTAIANEEVLPDGTSERGGYPVVRKPMRQWMLKITAYAERLLNDLDELDWPESIKDMQRNWIGKSTGANVTFKVKGTDKEFTVFTTRPDTLFGATFTVLAPEHDLVDAITSPEQAEAIADYKHQASLKSDLARTDLAKEKTGVWTGAYAINPVNGKEIPIWIADYVLASYGTGAVMAVPAHDQRDWEFAKQFGLPIVEVLEGGNVAEAAYTEDGLHVNSDFLDGLNKEDAIAKIVAWLEEKGCGQEKVTYRLRDWLFSRQRYWGEPIPIIHWEDGTSTAVPENELPLVLPVTKDIRPSGTGESPLANLTDWLEVTREDGVKGRRETNTMPQWAGSSWYYLRYIDPHNTEKLADEDLLKQWLPVDIYVGGAEHAVLHLLYARFWHKFLYDLGVVPTKEPFQKLFNQGMILGTSYRDHRGALVATDKVEKRDGSFFHVETGEELEQAPAKMSKSLKNVVNPDDVVEQYGADTLRVYEMFMGPLDASIAWSEEGLEGSRKFLDRVYRLMTTKEIVAENSGALDKVYNETVKAVTEQIESMKFNTDIAQLMVFVNAANKEDKLYVDYAKGFIQLLAPVAPHLAEELWQTVAATGESISYVAWPTWDESKLVEDEIEIVVQIKGKVRAKLMVAKDLSREELQEIALADEKVKAEIDGKEIVKVIAVPNKLVNIVLK